GTGTGATAATTTCCGTGCATTAAACCTATAACGATGAATAGGTTTCTTTTTTTAGACGGGGTTAATATGCTAAATCGTATGCTCATGAACGGAATCATGGGACTCACTATTGCTTGTGCAAGCGCAACGACTTTTGCAGCTTCAATTGAGGGCTACTGGAAAAGTATCGAAGAACGAACAGGTGAGCAACTCTCAATCGTAGAAATCCGTAAAGGAAATGACGGCCGTTATCATGGGAAGATTGTTTATCGTTATCCAAACTCACACGGCATTGCACTGACCAATTGTACTAAATGTGCAGCACCCAATACCAATAAACCGATTCTAGGTCTAGAGATTTTATCAGGCTTTAGGGAAGATCCAGATAAGCCGGATTCTTATATTGATGGTCGAGTATTGGAGCCGACATCTGGCCGTATCTATAAAGGCAAAGGCGTGGTAACAGGCGAAGGTAAACGTTTACGTATGCGTGGTTATATGGGCGTTTCAGCATTGGGCCGTACAGTCGTCTGGTTACGTACTGATAATGCAACACCATAATCAAATAGTTATAAAAAAACCTCGAAATCGCTTCGAGGTTTTTTGGTTAAAGTGAATGATTAAACTGGGCATGGTAAGTTTTCGTCCTCCTGACCGATTTTTTTTGCAGCAATGAGTGCTTGTACTTTTTTACTCGGTAATTTTTCTTTACCAAGCGCGTCATAGGTGTTCACGATATTGGTCACTTCTAATGCGGTCAATTCAATTCCTTCTGCAGTTAAAAAAACGGAAATGACATGATGATCCACGCCTGCTTTTGCTAGATCGTGAATCGCCTTGATATTTTCTAAACGATATAAGTGTGCTTTTAATTCCATCGTCATACCCTCACATGTTTTATTGTATTACCTACATTGGCATATAAACTTAAGCAATAACCGTGCACAAAATGTAAAACGCCAGAAAAAAATGTAAGTTGAGCGATAAAACCCCTTCGATTCTGTAGCATTTATTTAAGAATGGAAAACCATGTTGTAATTTTGTCTAAACGGCACGTGATTTGCTCAATAAATTTGAAAAGATGAAAAGTAAACCCAATAAAATTCTTAAAACTGGTATGTGACTCTAAAGACAGCTTTTGTAAGTTGGCGTATGATCGACTCATCAAGAGTCTTGCCAACAAGACCATCCGACATGATGAAAGATAAGGAATACTGATGAATATTGCGGCGCAGCCCCCTGTACAGGCAGATCAAACCATTTATTTAAAAGACTATCAAAAGCCTTCATTCTTGGTTGAATCCATCAATTTGGATATTCAGGTTTATGATGATCATACCGTTGTTGATTCTACACTGGTGATGAAACGTCAGACAGCAGGTGCATTGGTTCTGTTAGGTCGTGATCTGGAACTCAAATCAATTCAACTTAATGGTCAGACGCTGAGTGCCGAGCAATATGATCTGGACAGTGAACAATTGGTGATCACTGATGCACCAGATCAGGTCATTCTACAAACGCAAGTGATCATTCATCCTGAGTCGAACACTCAGCTTGAAGGTCTATACAAGGCAGGGGATTTATTTGTCACTCAAAATGAACCTGAAGGTTTCCGTAAAATTACCTTCTATCCAGATCGCCCAGATGTGCTTGCTGAATTTACCACACGAGTAGAAGCAGACAAGAAATATCCAGTATTGCTTGCAAACGGGAACTTATTGGAAACGGGTGAGGCTGGAGAGGGCCGTCATTTTGCGATCTGGCAAGATCCAACCAAAAAACCGAGCTATTTATTTGCCTGTGTGATTGGTGATTTAGCAGTATTGAAAGATCGTTATACAACCTCCGAAGGCCGTGATGTTGCTTTGGAGATTTATGCGATTGAAAAAGATATTCCAAAATGTCACATCGCGATGGAAGCTCTAAAGCATTCAATGCGCTGGGATGAAGAACATTACGGTCGTCCTTACGATCTCGATAACTATATGATCGTGGCAGTGAGTCAGTTCAACATGGGGGCAATGGAGAACAAAGGTTTAAATATCTTTAATACTTCTTGTGTGCTTGCCGATGAAGAATACACCACTGATGCTGCGATTATGCGAGTCCAGTCGGTGATTGCACATGAATACTTTCACAACTGGACAGGCAACCGGATTACCTGTCGTGACTGGTTCCAGTTGTGCTTAAAAGAAGGTTTAACGGTTTTTCGTGATCAGTCTTTCTCTGAAGACTTACAATCAGCGGCCGTACAACGCATAGATGATGTGGCCGTGTTAAAGTCGCATCAATTCCCGGAAGATGCAGGTCCATTGTCGCATCCACCACGCCCAGATCATTTTGTTGAAATCAACAACTTTTATACTGCTACGGTGTATGAGAAGGGTGCTGAAATCAATCGCATGATGGCCACTTTATTGGGCAAAGAAAAATACCGTCAAGGGACTGATGAATATTTCCTGCGTCATGACGGGCAAGCGGTCACAGTGGAAGACTGGGTGGCTGCATTAAGTGCAGGTTCTGGTGTGGATCTCTCTAATTTCCTGACTTGGTATAACCAGCCAGGGACGCCAAAGTTAGAAGCCAAAGGTGAATATAATGCCGCTGCACAGACTTATCGTCTAAGCTTCAAACAAAGCTTGAAAGCACATCCAAAATATCCAAATCTTAAAGCAGTGCCAATTCCTGTGGCCTTGGCTTTATTTAATGCCAATACGGGTGAGCAATATACTTTGCACAGCACAGACCTGTTTGTGAATCAGGTCAAAGATGGGGTGTATTTATTTGATCAAGATGAAGCAACAATTGAATTTACAGGGGTAACCGAGCAACCTGTCGTTTCCTTATTGCGTAATTTCTCGGCACCTGTGAATTTGGTATTTGACTATTCCGATGACGATCTGGCTTTTCTAATTCAGCATGAAACCAATGGTTTTAACCAATGGCAAGCCACACAAACCTTATTGGAACGGATTTTATTAGACGATCATAAGGCAGATATTTATATTCAGGCGATTAAAAATACCTTGCCTGAATTAGTGAATCAAGATCCGTTACTGGCATCGCGTTTATTTGATGTACCAAGTGAAAACTACTTGGGCAGCCGTATTGATCAGGACTATGAACCCGAACTGATTCGTGAAAAACGTGAAGCGGTACTGGATCGTTTAGCGCGTGAGTTGGGCTCATTCTGGAAAGACACCTATTTAGCCCTTGATCCAGCGCAACAGAAAGAGTTTTCTTTGGCAATGGGCGTGCGAGCATTGAAAAATATCATGCTCAACATGCTGGCACGTCAAGGCGATGAATCGGTCTTTGAGTTGGGTTATGCGCAATATCAACAAACGGGCAATATGTCTGAGCGTTTAGGGGCCTTACGTGTTTTGGTGTGGAACGATGCACCACAAGCGCAAGCAGCGCTCGCTGATTTCTATAACCGTTTTAAAGATGAAGCCTTATCTTTAGACCAATGGTTTAGTATCCAGGCATCGAACCCGTGTGCAACAGCAGAAACAATTGAGTATCTGACCAAACATGCCGATTATGATTTGGGAACACCGAATCGTATCCGTGCAGTGAGTGGTGGTTTGGCAGCAAACCCAGTCAATACCTGGAGTTTTGGTGTTGATCATTTCATCGAGCTTGCCACTTATCTGGATGAGAAAAATCCAATTTTGGGTTCTCGATTATTGCAAGTATTGTCACGTTGGTACACCTTGGCTGAACCACAACGTAGCCAAGTGCAACAGGCACTTAAAGGCCTACAGCCTCAAGTAAAATCGAAAAATGTGGCAGAGACTTTGAACAGTTTATTAAGTATTTAACCAGCTGATTGAATGAATGCAAAAAGGATGTCGTCAGACATCCTTTTTTATTTGACAATTGATATTGTCACAAATAGGATGAAAATCATTCGAACGCAACGGATGACTGCAATGGAAATAAAAACAATCACATTACCGACACGTCAAATTGAAGTTGAAGTGTATGCACCTGCTCAAACCTTAGAAAAAGCACCTGCCATATTATTGCTGCATGAGTTATTCGGTATTTTAGATGTCTATCGAGAAGATGCCCAAGATTTGGCGGATCGTGGCTATTTGGTCTATGTCCCTAACTTATTTAGTGGTGGCGCAGTCAAATATTGTATTCGTGCTATGGTAAATAAGGCAGGACGAACCAATGCTGCGGATAGTGGGGTGAATCAGGAAATTCATGTATTACTGGATGCATTAAAAGCAGATCCACGGTCAAATGGACGTTTGGGGATGTTGGGGCAATGTCTTACAGGCGGCTATGTCATTCAGATGGCCAAACGAGACGATATGTTGGCGCCTGTGGTGTATCACCACTCATTAGGGATTGAAGGAGCAGGCGTACCGAAAAAAGAATCTTTAGATCAAGTTCGTATTTTACAAGGACATTGGTCTACGGTTGATCCATTTTGTCCAGCGACCAAACGCAATCAACTTATTCAACAATTGGGTGATCGTGTGGAAGCCTATACCTATAATATGCCGCATGGTTTTCGTAGCGTGAGTCGCGGTATGCCGGAAGCACAAGTGGTTTGGCAACGAACTATTGATTTTTTTGAGCGAGAATTACAACAAAAGATAATATAAATAAATGCTGCAACAGGTTATTATTTATTAATATTTTATAGAAATAATCAAAGAGAGGGAAATATGTCTCAACAATATGAGTATGCGGGTTTCTGGATACGTGTTGGCGCAGCAATTATTGATTCGATCATTATCATTGTCGCATTAATTCCTTTAACCATGATCTTTGGGGGTGGTGATACTACTGTTGCCTCAGATGGGTTCTCATCATTCCAGTTTATGTCTACATGGGATTGGGTGTGGCAAATCATCACAGCAGCTTTTTACATTTTTTGCTGGATTAAATTCGCAGGAACGCCAGGTAAACGTTTACTTCGATTAAAAGTCTTGGATGAAAAAACAGGAGAAAAGATTAGTGTTGGGCAAGGGATTATTCGCTACATTGGTTATATTCCAGCTACATTAGTATTTTTTATTGGTTTAATTTGGGTTGCATTTGACTCCAAGAAACAGGGTTGGCATGACAAAATGGCCAAAACAGTAGTAGTGAGAGAGCTTTAAGCAATAAAACCTTGTCGCACTGAATTGTGTGTTGCAATAAAAAATTCATGAAAAGGGGCTTGTTAATCTAATAACTTCCCCTATAATGCCGATGAGTTTATTCAACGGAGATCCTAAATGGGAAGTTGTTCGAGGTTCGAGTTTAATTATCTTTTAAACCAAAGCGAATACTGAGCAAGTTAGCCTTTTAGGTCGGCTATCTTGCAAGGAGATAGCTTTGATAAAATGTATATAATTATTCCCTGACTTATAAAATTTTTACGTATTAGCAAAAATTTATTGTATTGACTACAGCCCGTTTAGTTTCCCACCTAAAAATGGGGAGAAGCCTATGTTTTTACACGCTTCCATTCAATGGTATTATACCCTCAGCGTATTTTTACTCTGTGGGGTATTGCTGCTCGCTCAAAAGAGCAAAGCAGATCCACTGTTAAATACAGATGATGCTTCAATAACCGCAGCACATCATTGTCAATTAGAATCGTCATATCTATTTTTAAAGGGCGGAGCCAGTTCCTATCAGATTACGCCAGCCTGTAATCTAGGCCAAAATTTTGAAGTCTCGCTTGGCTATCATGCGACCCAAGATCTGGATAATGTGCATGGTTTTTCTGTTCAAGCGAAAACTGTCTTAAAGCCAATGAGTAACCACTGGGGTGTTGCTACCAGCCTGATGTTGTCACGTGATGAACAATCTAAACAGCGCTCCGATCTAGATTGGTTTTTCAACGTACCGATGAGTTTTAATCTGATTGATCAACGCTTGGGCCTCAATACCAATATCGGTTATCAGGATGGTCCAGATCATGTCGGTTTAATCCGTTGGGGAGTCGCGACCAATTACTCTTTATCCGACCGTTTCGCCATAAGCGCAGAAACCTATAATCAAGACCGTCAATCACCCTTTGTGCAAGCTGCTGTGAATTACAGCCTCATTCCAAATATCCTCGTATTAGAAGCTTCAATCGGCGAACGTCTAAATGCCTTTCGACAGAGATGGTTTGGGCTTGGGTTAAGTTTTACCCCTTCATTCTAAGAATGCTCAACTTCGTTATTTCCTAAATTTATATTTTTTCAATCGACTTTATTGATGAAAATAAGGTCAAGGCCTTTGCATGCCTAAAAAAGAGGATTTCAATATGAAACTCTGGCAACGACTTTTTACTGCATTTCTTAAAAGATTCCACCTCATGCGCTTTTTTGGGCGGAGTCAATCATTTAAAGAATTACATCAATCAAGCTATGCACAAGAAATTGGTAAAACATTATCTGCTCGTTTAGTGGATGCTGCACAGCTTGATTCAGCACAGTTATTACAACAATTAAATAGTTCAAATTCGGGGTTAACTGAGCAACAGGCAAACGCACAACAGAAACTTGTTGGGTTAAATGAAATTGCACATGAAAAGCCATTAACCTGGTGGCAACATCTTTGGTATTGCTATCGCAATCCATTCAATATTTTATTGAGCTTGTTAGCTTTGGTTGCCTTTCTGACAGATGACCTAACCGGTGCCAGTATTATTAGTGTGATGGTGATACTTTCAACCTTATTACGCTATTGGCAAGAGTCAAAGTCTAATCAGGCAGCAGATGCATTAAAAGCCATGGTCAGTAACACAGCAACGGTGTTACGTCATCAGGTCAGCTATGATGATCTGACATTGATGCAACAACGTTATGGAATTGATGTAAAAAATCAAAAAAATACTCAATTTGAAATGCCGATTCAGTATTTGGTTCCAGGTGATGTCATCTTGCTTTCAGCGGGAGATATGATCCCTGCAGACTGTCGCATTTTAACAGCCAAAGATTTGTTTGTGTCCCAAGCTGCAATGACGGGCGAATCGATGCCTGTAGAAAAATTTGCATTGCAAAAAAATATGCAGGAGCAAAGTGCGCTTGAGTTGGAAAATATCGTATTTATGGGGACCAATGTGGTGTCTGGCTCAGCCCAAGCTGTTGTAGTCAGTACTGGTATTCAAACTTATTTCGGTGCTTTGGCACATCGTGTGACGGCGACAGATCGGGGGACCACATCGTTTCAGATGGGGGTCAATAAAGTAAGTTGGTTACTGATTCGCTTTATGTTGGTGATGGCACCGATTGTGTTATTTATTAATGGTTTCACCAAAGGCGACTGGACAGAGGCATTTCTATTTGCACTTTCAGTTGCGGTCGGCTTAACACCTGAAATGCTACCGATGATTGTGACTTCAACCTTAGCCAAGGGCGCAGTCTTCCTCTCTAAAAAGAAAGTAATTGTCAAACGGCTGGATGCAATTCAAAATTTTGGTGCGATGGATGTACTCTGCACAGATAAAACGGGAACGTTGACACAAGATAAAATCTTTTTATCTCAGCATGTGGATGTACATGGACAAACTTCACATTATGTTTTAATGCAGGCTTTCTTAAACAGTTATTATCAAACTGGATTAAAAAATCTGCTTGATGTGGCAGTGCTGGAAGCGGTTGGCCAAGATATTAAAACGCAAAAGTTACACTATAAAAAAGTAGATGAAGTGCCATTTGACTTTGATCGTCGTCGGATGTCTGTGGTCGTGAAGACACCCGAAGATCGTGTCAGAATGATTACCAAGGGTGCGGTAGAAGAAATGCTGAAAGTTTGCCGTTATGTTGAGGTTAACGGAAAAATTGAAGCATTGACCCAGCAACGGCAAGTAGCGATTGAAGCGTTAACTCAGCGTTATAACAAGGACGGTTTGCGTGTTGTGGCGGTTGCATATCGCGAGTTTTCAAATGCACAGGAAAACTTTTCGGTCGTCGATGAAAGCGATCTTATTTTAATTGGTTATGTTGCTTTTCTTGATCCGCCAAAAGAGTCAGCAATGGCGGCAGTAAAAAGCCTACATGCACACGGTGTAACGGTGAAAGTACTGACAGGTGATAATGAATTTGTCACTCAAAAAGTATGCCGTGAAATTGGGATCGATTTTAAGCAGGTTTTATTGGGTAGTGTGATTGAAACCCTGACCGACCAACAGCTTCAAAGAGCGGTAGAGCAGTACCATATTTTTGCAAAACTCAGTCCCGTGCATAAAGAACGAATTGTTGAGCAACTTAAAGCCAATGGGCATGTGGTTGGTTTCCTGGGAGATGGTATCAATGATGCAGCTGCCATTCGTGCTGCGGATATTGGTATTTCTGTTGATACAGCGGTTGATATTGCAAAAGAATCGGCAGATTTGATTTTGCTTGAAAAAAGTCTGATGGTACTTGAGCAAGGTGTGATTGAAGGACGTAGAACA
The DNA window shown above is from Acinetobacter colistiniresistens and carries:
- a CDS encoding dienelactone hydrolase family protein encodes the protein MEIKTITLPTRQIEVEVYAPAQTLEKAPAILLLHELFGILDVYREDAQDLADRGYLVYVPNLFSGGAVKYCIRAMVNKAGRTNAADSGVNQEIHVLLDALKADPRSNGRLGMLGQCLTGGYVIQMAKRDDMLAPVVYHHSLGIEGAGVPKKESLDQVRILQGHWSTVDPFCPATKRNQLIQQLGDRVEAYTYNMPHGFRSVSRGMPEAQVVWQRTIDFFERELQQKII
- a CDS encoding RDD family protein codes for the protein MSQQYEYAGFWIRVGAAIIDSIIIIVALIPLTMIFGGGDTTVASDGFSSFQFMSTWDWVWQIITAAFYIFCWIKFAGTPGKRLLRLKVLDEKTGEKISVGQGIIRYIGYIPATLVFFIGLIWVAFDSKKQGWHDKMAKTVVVREL
- the mgtA gene encoding magnesium-translocating P-type ATPase; translated protein: MKLWQRLFTAFLKRFHLMRFFGRSQSFKELHQSSYAQEIGKTLSARLVDAAQLDSAQLLQQLNSSNSGLTEQQANAQQKLVGLNEIAHEKPLTWWQHLWYCYRNPFNILLSLLALVAFLTDDLTGASIISVMVILSTLLRYWQESKSNQAADALKAMVSNTATVLRHQVSYDDLTLMQQRYGIDVKNQKNTQFEMPIQYLVPGDVILLSAGDMIPADCRILTAKDLFVSQAAMTGESMPVEKFALQKNMQEQSALELENIVFMGTNVVSGSAQAVVVSTGIQTYFGALAHRVTATDRGTTSFQMGVNKVSWLLIRFMLVMAPIVLFINGFTKGDWTEAFLFALSVAVGLTPEMLPMIVTSTLAKGAVFLSKKKVIVKRLDAIQNFGAMDVLCTDKTGTLTQDKIFLSQHVDVHGQTSHYVLMQAFLNSYYQTGLKNLLDVAVLEAVGQDIKTQKLHYKKVDEVPFDFDRRRMSVVVKTPEDRVRMITKGAVEEMLKVCRYVEVNGKIEALTQQRQVAIEALTQRYNKDGLRVVAVAYREFSNAQENFSVVDESDLILIGYVAFLDPPKESAMAAVKSLHAHGVTVKVLTGDNEFVTQKVCREIGIDFKQVLLGSVIETLTDQQLQRAVEQYHIFAKLSPVHKERIVEQLKANGHVVGFLGDGINDAAAIRAADIGISVDTAVDIAKESADLILLEKSLMVLEQGVIEGRRTFANMLKYIKMTASSNFGNVFSVLIASAFIPFLPMLPIHLLIQNLLYDISQIAIPFDHVDEELIAQPQRWQPEEVGRFMIVFGPISSIFDILTFALMWFVFSANTPEQQTLFQSGWFVVGLLTQTLIVHMIRTAKIPFIQSRAATPLLVMTAIIMCIGIFLPMGPLASYLKLEALPLSYFFYLPFILIAYMCVTQWVKTMYIRRYGWQ
- the pepN gene encoding aminopeptidase N; this encodes MNIAAQPPVQADQTIYLKDYQKPSFLVESINLDIQVYDDHTVVDSTLVMKRQTAGALVLLGRDLELKSIQLNGQTLSAEQYDLDSEQLVITDAPDQVILQTQVIIHPESNTQLEGLYKAGDLFVTQNEPEGFRKITFYPDRPDVLAEFTTRVEADKKYPVLLANGNLLETGEAGEGRHFAIWQDPTKKPSYLFACVIGDLAVLKDRYTTSEGRDVALEIYAIEKDIPKCHIAMEALKHSMRWDEEHYGRPYDLDNYMIVAVSQFNMGAMENKGLNIFNTSCVLADEEYTTDAAIMRVQSVIAHEYFHNWTGNRITCRDWFQLCLKEGLTVFRDQSFSEDLQSAAVQRIDDVAVLKSHQFPEDAGPLSHPPRPDHFVEINNFYTATVYEKGAEINRMMATLLGKEKYRQGTDEYFLRHDGQAVTVEDWVAALSAGSGVDLSNFLTWYNQPGTPKLEAKGEYNAAAQTYRLSFKQSLKAHPKYPNLKAVPIPVALALFNANTGEQYTLHSTDLFVNQVKDGVYLFDQDEATIEFTGVTEQPVVSLLRNFSAPVNLVFDYSDDDLAFLIQHETNGFNQWQATQTLLERILLDDHKADIYIQAIKNTLPELVNQDPLLASRLFDVPSENYLGSRIDQDYEPELIREKREAVLDRLARELGSFWKDTYLALDPAQQKEFSLAMGVRALKNIMLNMLARQGDESVFELGYAQYQQTGNMSERLGALRVLVWNDAPQAQAALADFYNRFKDEALSLDQWFSIQASNPCATAETIEYLTKHADYDLGTPNRIRAVSGGLAANPVNTWSFGVDHFIELATYLDEKNPILGSRLLQVLSRWYTLAEPQRSQVQQALKGLQPQVKSKNVAETLNSLLSI
- a CDS encoding DUF2147 domain-containing protein — encoded protein: MLNRMLMNGIMGLTIACASATTFAASIEGYWKSIEERTGEQLSIVEIRKGNDGRYHGKIVYRYPNSHGIALTNCTKCAAPNTNKPILGLEILSGFREDPDKPDSYIDGRVLEPTSGRIYKGKGVVTGEGKRLRMRGYMGVSALGRTVVWLRTDNATP